ACGCGAATGATACTCTGGTTGACTTGTATGGCTATCGAATTAAAAATAATCGGGCGAAAAACTGAGTGCCAGCAGATTGAACAGCATTATCACTTAAGGCACGTAGCGCACCGAGTAAGACCAGAAGTTGGCGTACTCACAGGCTTCTAGATCATAACTACCCCACTGGAGTGTGGTGTGCGCCAATGTATAAACCTAGTCACGTTCTTAGGTATTGCGCTTTTATGCAACGGAATTACATTAGCAAATCCAAAAGTGGTGGTTCCATTAGAGTTCGATGGAGTGACACCTATAGTTAAAGAACTAGAGCAAAGTAATGCTAGCCATTTGGGAACTTCTGCGTGCGCTAGCAGTCGCCGCCTTACGTAGTGGCTCATTTGGTATTTACCATACAAAAGTTGAAGCGTCGCCAAGCTAGCTACAATGTAGGCTCAAACTCCGCGAGGACCTTTGGATCTGCTAGACTCATAGCTTAAACAAGGCCCTGTATAAGCTTGCTGAACAAGGTTTAAAACCTCTCACACAAGATTCACGACAGTCAACCCTCTACCAATAAAGTACAATACACAAAAAACCTAGATAAACGCCACCATGTCAAAAATAGCCTGCGCTTCACACATTCTTGTCAGAACAGAAAAAGACGCCAAATCTATTAGTCAGCAGTTACGCAAAGGCGGAGATTTTGCTGCACTGGCGAAAAAGCACTCTACATGCCCATCTAAAAATAAAGGCGGTGATTTAGGCGAGTTTAAAAAAGGCACCATGGTCAAGCAGTTTGACAATGCGGTGTTCACCAAAGGCAGTGAAGACAAACCATTTTTGGGGCCTATCAAAACCCGCTTTGGCTACCACCTGATTCAAGTTTTGTACAAGTCTTAGGCTAGGTGACCCTCAAACCGCAGTAACTAAATTCGATTTCTTCACTCTTATCAAAAAAGGTATTACTAGTGATCTGTGAACAATAAATCTACCACCACTTTAAACTTGAGCAGCAATTTTTATTATTCCTGACTAATTGATTAGCAAAAGCTTCAGCAGCTAATGTTTCTGCAGGTCCAAGCTGTGAGCCATAATATGCAGCACGCTGATCAACAGCATCAAAGAACCTACTCATAACCTTGTCGTTATAGTCAGAGTGAAATTTTGTAATTGAGGCTTCTTTGATCATCTTATAGGCATGGTTGTAAGCATATGCTTTTTCGAAATCTGGTTCTTTTTGTCCTCTTGAGTCTTCATTGATCCCCATTGAATAATGAATAGCCATATCACTTAGGGCATCAACATCCCCAAAGACTTCCCATGACTTATTGAGCCATTTGACGGCTTCTTTTGAGTCTCTACCTGCTTTCAATTGAAGCAGCTTTATTGCACCAAAATCACCTTGATCCGCCGCAATTTCTGCCCACTTAGCAACTTCTGACAATGCTCGTTGTGATGGAGTGATATCTGCACAACGTTCATAATCCTCGGTCAATTCTGATACAAGCAGAGTGATCATCTCAGCGCTTTCTCGGCTCACGTCAACCTCATACTCCCTATCAGATTCAAGGTTCGGATGAGCCAATACCTTTTCTTCGTCAATCCGCTTTATAGCCCCGTCTAGGGCTTCACGACTATCGTATGCAAAATTACACTGATATAGTTCAAAAGCTAAATTTCGAGCAGAGCCAACATCACCGTCCAGAGCTTTACTAACAAGTTCGTCATACACATTAGCCAAGTTTTTGGGTTGGATTCCATGGTCAGTAAACTCAATATTTTTATATTTAATACCATCTAAAAACGAAAGCTCATCCTCTAATCCAACATTACTTTTGATCGCGTCTCTAGTTTTGGTTTCCCCCAGTACTTCAGGCTTGTTTGTTGAGATATTTACTTGTTGAAAGTCATGTGACGTTGAATTTGGTAGATATTTATCCTGTACTAAGAAATAAATACAGATTGATATGCTTGTAACAATACCGCATGGCAATAAAATGCGTTTATTTGATTTCATCGGCTTTTCTTCTTAGTAAAATTAAACACATGGCTAACACCGCCCTGCTTCTCTAGCTTCGACATAAACTACGCTTTGTATGACTTTTTTGTGTAGTGTTTTTCCTTGAGGGAATTGACTTTGTCACGACTGAGCGCCAAAGTATAGTAGGTATATGTCTACTAATGGTTCACCTATGAAAAGGATTCTTTGGCTCATAAGCCTGCTTTTACTCAATTGCGACATTTCGTTTGCGCAACACTACACCGCTGACACCATCTTTAGCTTCCCTGGGAATAAAGTCTATGCAGGTGGATTCGCCAAAGTAAATGATGACCTATTTATTACGTATAAGGATGGTCATGAGGGTAAGGGTGTGTACGCCCAGAGTCGCACAAGTGGGAATTCAGAACTCATTCTGGCTAATAATAGTTTCTTTGGCACCGATAGAATCTGGGATTCGTATTTCCATTCACTAAAAAATGGTGCGCTGATAGATATTTTCGGCAAGCTTTACTTCA
The sequence above is a segment of the Arenicella xantha genome. Coding sequences within it:
- a CDS encoding peptidylprolyl isomerase encodes the protein MSKIACASHILVRTEKDAKSISQQLRKGGDFAALAKKHSTCPSKNKGGDLGEFKKGTMVKQFDNAVFTKGSEDKPFLGPIKTRFGYHLIQVLYKS